One genomic window of Punica granatum isolate Tunisia-2019 chromosome 1, ASM765513v2, whole genome shotgun sequence includes the following:
- the LOC116208605 gene encoding protein translation factor SUI1 homolog 2, giving the protein MSDLDTQIPTTFDPFADASSEDSGAGTKEYVHIRIQQRNGRKSLTTVQGLKKEFSYNKILKDLKKEFCCNGTVVQDPELGQVIQLQGDQRKNVSTFLVQAGIVKKEHIKIHGF; this is encoded by the exons ATGTCTGATCTCGACACCCAGATTCCTACTACTTTTG ATCCTTTTGCTGATGCGAGTTCTGAGGACTCTGGTGCTGGAACAAAGGAGTATGTCCATATTCGCATACAACAGCGGAATGGTAGGAAGAGCCTGACAACCGTGCAGGGACTTAAAAAAGAATTCAGCTACAACAAGATTCTGAAAGACCTTAAGAAAGAGTTTTGCTGCAATGGTACTGTTGTTCAGGATCCAGAACTAGGGCAG GTCATTCAACTTCAAGGTGATCAGCGGAAGAATGTTTCGACCTTCCTTGTCCAG GCTGGCATTGTGAAGAAGGAGCATATCAAGATTCATGGTTTCTGA